The DNA region GCGACGAAGCCCTGGAACTCTCGCGAGTTCGCAGGGCTTTTTTGTTGCCACTTTCCGCTACCTGCGATCGGCGTTCTCGAGCGGCCGGATGGCTGCCGGTGAAGGTGTGGATATGGCGGTTCGGCCTCCGACACAGGCGCAAATCCGGGAGCTCGCACGGAGCTTCGCGCTCGATCTGACGGATGAGGATGTGACGTCGTTCCAGGGCCTGATGGCCGGAACCCTCGCCGGCTATGCGCGGCTCGACCGGCTGCCCGAGCCGACCTTGCCGGTCAAATATCAGCGGGATTCGGGATGGCGCCCCAGGCCTGAGGATAATCCCTACAATGCCTGGTATTGGCGCACGAAGATCAAGGGAGCGTCGCATGGTCTCCTCGCCGGCAAGACGGTTGCGATAAAGGATAATATCTGCGTCGCCGGCGTGCCGATGATGAACGGCTCGGCCCTGCTCGAGGGCTACGTCCCGGAGATCGACGCGACAGTCGTCACCCGCATCCTCGATGCGGGCGGGGAAATCGCCGGCAAGGCTGCTTGCGAGGATCTCTGTTTTTCGGGCGCCAGCCATACTTGCGTCACCGGCCCCATTCGCAATCCGCACAGCCCCAGGCACAGCGCCGGCGGCTCCTCGGGAGGCAGCGCCGCGGCCGTGGCCGCCGGCGACGTGCCGATGGCGCTCGGCGGCGACCAGGGCGGCTCGATCAGGACACCGTCGAGCTGGTGCGGTGTCTATGGCCTCAAGCCGAGCTGGGGGTTGGTGCCGCTCTCGGGCTCCATGCCGATCTCGTATTCGGTCGACCATTGCGGGCCGATCTGCGCCTCGGTCGAAGATGTGGCGCGGCTGCTATCGGTGATCGCCGGCCATGACGGCTGGGATACCCGCACCATTCCCGCGAAGACCGGCGACTACATGGGCGCCCTCTCGCAGGAGGTGAGGGGAATGCGCATCGGGGTCCTCAAGGAGGGCTTCGCGCATCCGGAGAGCGACGCGAGCGTCAGTCGCAAGGTGCGCGAGGCGATCGCGGAGCTGGGGCGGTTGGGGGCCGAGCTCGTCGAGGTCTCGGTCCCGATGCATTATGACGCGCCGGCCATCTGGAGCGGCATCATCCTCGAAGGGGCCGCCGAGATGATGCTCAAGGGGCATGGTGTCGGAAACAACGCACCGACCTTCTACCCGGTGTCGCTGCAGGAGGCTTTCGCGCGCGGCTTCGCAACGCGCCTCAACGATGCGTCCGAGACCGTGAAGCTGGTGCTGCTCACGGGCGAGTATCTGCATCGCAATTACCATAATCGCTATCACTCCAAGGCGCAGAACCAGCGGGTGCTGCTACGCCAGGCCTATACGGACGCGCTGAAGGACGTCGACATGCTCGCCATGCCGACCATCCCGTTCACGGCGACCGAGATCCCGCCCGCGGATGTGCCGCGCGCTACTTATGTGGATCTCGCGCTCAACATGCAGGCCAATACTTGCCCCTTCGATGTCTCGGGACATCCGGCCTTCACCATACCTTGCGGCAAGAGCGGCAATCTGCCGATCGGCCTGATGCTGGTCGGCCGCAACTACGAGGAAGCAACGCTCATTCGCGCCGCCGCTGCATTCGAGCGGCATGGCGAATGGACGAAGCGCTGATGATGGGCGTCGCCGATCCGAGCCTGCGCCATGAGGAGAAACCGATGACCGACCCGGCATGGATGTCCCGATCGATCATAGCGATGCGCGGAGCCGCGCGCGGCAAGCCCGGCGCCAAGCACCTCCTGACCGAGAAGGCGCAGGGCAAGTTCCATTTCGTCTATGGCCCCTATGTGAAGCCGGCGCTCGAGATCGAGCCGGGCGATGTCGTCTCGGTGGAAACGCAGGACGCTTTCGGCGGCGCCTTGACGTCCGAGCAGGACAAGCCGAGCCAGAAGCTCACCTTTCCCTATCTCAACCCGCAGAGCGGACCGATCTTCGTGCGCGGCGCCAAGAAGGGCGATTGCCTTGCGGTGCGTATCCACGCCGTCGAGACGCGCGGAGCCCAACCCGCCGGCACCACCTGCCTGGTCCCCGAATTCGGCGGGCTCGTCGGAACCAGCATGACGGCGATGCTCAACCCGCCTCTGCCCGAGCGCGTCAAGAAGCTGCGCATCGATGCCGCGGGCGTGCACTGGAACGACAAGATCGTGCTGCCCTATGAGCCCTTCATCGGCACCATCGGCGTTTCGCCCGAGATCGAGGCGATCTCGTCATTGCAGCCCGATTACCATGGCGGCAACATGGACCTGCCGGATATCGGGCCGGGCGCCATCATCTATTTGCCGGTCCACACCGAAGGCGCGCTCCTCTATCTCGGCGATTGTCACGCGGCCCAGGGCGATGGCGAATTATGCGGCGTCGCCATCGAGCAGGCGGCGACCGTCACGCTTCAAGTCGACCTGATCCAGGGTTGGAGCTTCGCCTGGCCGCGGCTCGAGACCGAGACATTCATCATGACCATCGGCAGCGCCCGGCCGCTCGAGGATGCGGCGCGCATCGCCTATCGCGAGCTCGTTCGCTGGATGGCCGCCGAATATGGCTTCGAGGAGCTCGATGCCTACATGCTGCTCACCCAGGCGGGGCGCATCCGCCTCGGCAATATGGTCGACCCCAAATACACGGTCGGGGCGTCGATCCTGAAGAAATACGTCCATGCCTAGAGTGCTTTCGCGGCTGAGTGCATAGCGGTTCGCAAGCATAACTTACAAAGACTTACAAACGGCGCGCCGCCTTCTCGTTATAGAACAAACATGGGAGGCTTTCATGAGTATAAGAGCGTCGATTGCATCGATAACGTCGGTTGCATCGTTTCTCGGCGCGGCGGCGCTGACTCTCGGCCTCGCCGCGACATCGAGCCTGCACGCCGAGGATGCCGTCAAGATCGGGCTGCTCGAGGATGTCTCGGGCGATCTCGCCTTCATGGGCATGCCGAAGCTGCACGGCTCGCAATTGGCCGTCGAGGAAATCAACGCCGCCGGCGGCATCCTCGGCCGCAAGATCGAGCTGATGCATCTCGACCCCCAGGGCGACAACGCCCGCTACCAGGAATTCGCACGTCGGCTTCTGCAAAGGGACAAGGTCGATGTGCTGATCGGCGGCATCACCTCCGCCTCGCGCGAGGCCGTGCGGCCCATCGTCGATCGGGCTGACGAGCTCTATTTCTACACCAACCAATATGAGGGCGGCGTCTGCGACGGCAACATGATCAGTGTCGGCGCCGTGCCCGAGCAGCAATTCTCGACCTTGATCCCGTGGATGGTCGAGACTTACGGCAAGCGCGTCTATGTGGTGGCGGCGGACTACAATTTCGGCCAGCTCTCGGCGGAATGGAACCGCCAGATCATGAAGAAGCTCGGCGGCGAGGTGGTCGGCGAAGAGTTCATCCCGCTCGGCGTCTCGCAATTCGCGCAGACGATCCAGAACATCCAGAAGGCCAATCCAGACTGGCTCTTGATGCTGAATGTCGGGGCGGCGCAGGACTCCTTCTTCGAGCAGGCGGCGGCGGCGAAGCTGCGCTACCCGATGGGGAGCTCGATCAAGATCATGCTTGGCTTCGAGCATAAGCGCTTCGCGCCGCCGGCGCTCGCCAACATGCACGCGACGGCGAACTGGTTCGAGGAGATCGACACACCGGTCGCCACCGAGTTCAAGAAGCGCTGGCACGCCAAG from Rhizobiales bacterium GAS188 includes:
- a CDS encoding amidase, which produces MAAGEGVDMAVRPPTQAQIRELARSFALDLTDEDVTSFQGLMAGTLAGYARLDRLPEPTLPVKYQRDSGWRPRPEDNPYNAWYWRTKIKGASHGLLAGKTVAIKDNICVAGVPMMNGSALLEGYVPEIDATVVTRILDAGGEIAGKAACEDLCFSGASHTCVTGPIRNPHSPRHSAGGSSGGSAAAVAAGDVPMALGGDQGGSIRTPSSWCGVYGLKPSWGLVPLSGSMPISYSVDHCGPICASVEDVARLLSVIAGHDGWDTRTIPAKTGDYMGALSQEVRGMRIGVLKEGFAHPESDASVSRKVREAIAELGRLGAELVEVSVPMHYDAPAIWSGIILEGAAEMMLKGHGVGNNAPTFYPVSLQEAFARGFATRLNDASETVKLVLLTGEYLHRNYHNRYHSKAQNQRVLLRQAYTDALKDVDMLAMPTIPFTATEIPPADVPRATYVDLALNMQANTCPFDVSGHPAFTIPCGKSGNLPIGLMLVGRNYEEATLIRAAAAFERHGEWTKR
- a CDS encoding amino acid/amide ABC transporter substrate-binding protein, HAAT family, whose product is MSIRASIASITSVASFLGAAALTLGLAATSSLHAEDAVKIGLLEDVSGDLAFMGMPKLHGSQLAVEEINAAGGILGRKIELMHLDPQGDNARYQEFARRLLQRDKVDVLIGGITSASREAVRPIVDRADELYFYTNQYEGGVCDGNMISVGAVPEQQFSTLIPWMVETYGKRVYVVAADYNFGQLSAEWNRQIMKKLGGEVVGEEFIPLGVSQFAQTIQNIQKANPDWLLMLNVGAAQDSFFEQAAAAKLRYPMGSSIKIMLGFEHKRFAPPALANMHATANWFEEIDTPVATEFKKRWHAKFPSEMYINDMGYNAYTAVYMYKMLAERAKSLKKDDIRKVVAQGDACIDAPEGKICIDPKSQHTSHNMRLIAVDDKHQVTVTKDFGLIKPYWLGDVGCDLTKKDPKEQYSPSNLPKN
- a CDS encoding Acetamidase/formamidase, producing MMGVADPSLRHEEKPMTDPAWMSRSIIAMRGAARGKPGAKHLLTEKAQGKFHFVYGPYVKPALEIEPGDVVSVETQDAFGGALTSEQDKPSQKLTFPYLNPQSGPIFVRGAKKGDCLAVRIHAVETRGAQPAGTTCLVPEFGGLVGTSMTAMLNPPLPERVKKLRIDAAGVHWNDKIVLPYEPFIGTIGVSPEIEAISSLQPDYHGGNMDLPDIGPGAIIYLPVHTEGALLYLGDCHAAQGDGELCGVAIEQAATVTLQVDLIQGWSFAWPRLETETFIMTIGSARPLEDAARIAYRELVRWMAAEYGFEELDAYMLLTQAGRIRLGNMVDPKYTVGASILKKYVHA